The bacterium genome window below encodes:
- a CDS encoding NAD-dependent epimerase/dehydratase family protein — MSLAVVTGSSGLVGSETVKFLAEQGLEVVGIDNNLRRYFFGPDGSTERRTGELQRTLRGFTHHDLDIRDECRISGLFGRLGRATSLVVHAAAQPSHDWAAREPLTDFSVNADGTLVLLDAARRHCPEAVFVLLSTNKVYGDTPNRLPLVEQQLRWELDVAHPFSPHGIDESMSIDCSMHSLFGASKLSADILTQEYGRYFGMRTGTFRCGCVTGPAHAAVEQHGFLAYLVKCALSGRTYTIFGHKGKQVRDNIHARDLVRALWQFFLAPRSAAVYNMGGSRHSNCSILEAIGKIEALCGRRVQTALGEARAGDHVWYISDVRRFRKDYPDWAHAYDLDRILAELTEAARAV; from the coding sequence GTGTCTCTCGCGGTGGTAACGGGATCCTCGGGACTTGTCGGCAGCGAGACGGTGAAGTTCCTGGCCGAGCAGGGACTCGAAGTTGTCGGCATCGACAACAACCTGCGCCGCTATTTCTTCGGCCCGGATGGGTCGACCGAACGGCGGACCGGCGAGCTTCAGCGGACGCTCAGAGGGTTCACCCACCACGACCTCGACATACGCGACGAATGCCGCATCTCCGGCCTCTTCGGACGTCTGGGGCGCGCGACGTCGCTCGTCGTCCATGCCGCGGCTCAGCCCAGCCACGATTGGGCGGCCCGCGAGCCGCTGACGGACTTTTCCGTGAACGCGGACGGGACCCTGGTGCTGCTCGATGCGGCGCGCCGGCATTGTCCGGAGGCGGTGTTCGTCCTCCTGTCCACGAACAAGGTGTACGGCGACACCCCCAATCGTCTGCCCCTCGTGGAGCAGCAGTTGCGCTGGGAGCTGGACGTCGCACACCCCTTCTCCCCGCACGGCATCGACGAGAGCATGAGCATCGACTGCTCGATGCACAGTCTCTTCGGGGCGAGCAAGCTGTCGGCGGACATTCTCACCCAGGAGTACGGGCGCTACTTCGGCATGCGCACCGGGACCTTCCGGTGCGGATGCGTGACCGGGCCGGCGCATGCCGCGGTCGAGCAGCACGGGTTTCTCGCGTACCTCGTCAAGTGCGCCTTGTCCGGGCGGACCTACACCATATTCGGTCACAAGGGCAAGCAGGTGCGCGATAACATCCATGCCCGCGACCTCGTTCGGGCGCTCTGGCAGTTCTTTCTGGCGCCGCGGTCCGCCGCGGTATACAACATGGGAGGCTCGCGGCACAGCAACTGCTCGATTCTCGAAGCGATCGGCAAGATCGAGGCACTGTGCGGGCGACGCGTTCAGACGGCCCTCGGCGAGGCGCGCGCGGGCGACCACGTCTGGTATATCAGCGACGTGCGGAGGTTTCGGAAGGATTACCCGGATTGGGCCCACGCATACGACCTCGACCGGATCCTCGCAGAGTTGACGGAGGCCGCGCGGGCGGTGTGA
- a CDS encoding glycosyltransferase family 2 protein, translating to MTAWAPASPALPPLTLLSVVIPARDEEESLPSTLEHLGAELQAAQIPHEIVVVDDGSSDGTWAALQSIRDRIPALRPVQNRAEHGFGRAVRHGLRHSRGDAVVIVMADGSDDARDVARYWRALGAGWECVFGSRFVEGASLADYPRAKLVLNRVANAAIAFLFGIPLDDTTNAFKGYRRSVISGCEPLVSSGFELTVELPLKAIVRGYSWTVVPVSWRNRRHGVPKLKLRNVACRYAARVLSVWVERLRTRRAPGCA from the coding sequence TTGACCGCGTGGGCTCCCGCTTCGCCAGCCCTGCCGCCGCTCACGCTGCTGAGCGTCGTCATCCCTGCGCGCGACGAGGAGGAATCGTTGCCGAGCACCCTTGAGCACCTCGGCGCAGAGCTGCAGGCGGCGCAGATCCCGCACGAGATCGTGGTGGTGGACGACGGCAGCAGTGACGGTACCTGGGCGGCGCTCCAGAGCATCCGGGATCGCATTCCTGCGCTGCGGCCGGTGCAGAACCGCGCGGAGCACGGTTTTGGGCGGGCGGTCAGGCACGGGCTCCGGCATTCCAGGGGCGACGCTGTTGTGATCGTGATGGCCGACGGCTCTGACGATGCCCGGGACGTGGCACGGTACTGGCGGGCGCTGGGCGCGGGCTGGGAGTGTGTGTTCGGCAGTCGCTTCGTCGAAGGCGCTTCCCTGGCGGATTATCCCCGCGCCAAGCTGGTGCTCAACCGCGTGGCCAATGCCGCGATCGCGTTCCTCTTCGGAATTCCACTCGACGATACCACCAACGCCTTCAAGGGCTACCGTCGGTCGGTGATCAGCGGCTGCGAACCGCTCGTCTCGTCCGGCTTCGAGCTCACCGTGGAACTGCCCCTCAAGGCCATCGTCCGCGGGTACTCCTGGACGGTGGTGCCGGTCTCCTGGCGGAATCGGCGCCACGGCGTCCCGAAGCTGAAGCTCAGGAACGTCGCCTGCCGGTATGCCGCGCGCGTGCTCTCCGTGTGGGTGGAGAGGCTTCGGACTCGCCGCGCACCCGGGTGCGCGTGA
- a CDS encoding DUF523 domain-containing protein, translated as MAGDKRVIRVGISSCLLGNPVRYDGGHKLDRVLCDALGRLVRWVPVCPEVECGLPVPRESLHLIGAPASPRLLTVRTGIDHTDRIGAWAARRLEELAEQDLCGFVFKSRSPSCGLRRIAILPPGGSLPQAGAGIFARAVMARFPLLPVEDEMRLAHPRIRDGFVERLLAFQRGRRSRPNAVAGDELLQPPGSSRARRGGRSRSRPRTPS; from the coding sequence GTGGCCGGGGACAAGAGAGTGATCCGCGTGGGAATCAGCTCGTGCCTGCTGGGAAACCCCGTCCGCTATGACGGCGGGCACAAGCTGGACCGGGTCCTGTGCGACGCGCTCGGACGCCTCGTGCGATGGGTGCCGGTGTGCCCGGAGGTCGAGTGCGGCCTGCCCGTCCCGCGCGAGTCGCTGCATCTGATCGGCGCCCCGGCCTCCCCGCGCCTGCTCACCGTGCGCACCGGCATCGACCACACCGACCGCATCGGCGCCTGGGCGGCACGGCGGCTGGAGGAACTGGCGGAGCAGGACCTCTGCGGCTTCGTGTTCAAGAGCCGCTCGCCCAGCTGCGGGCTGCGCCGGATCGCCATCCTCCCGCCCGGGGGAAGCCTTCCGCAGGCCGGCGCGGGCATCTTCGCCCGGGCAGTCATGGCGCGCTTCCCGCTGTTGCCGGTCGAGGACGAGATGCGGCTGGCCCATCCGCGCATCCGCGACGGCTTCGTCGAGCGGCTGCTGGCCTTCCAGCGCGGGCGCCGCTCGCGACCGAACGCCGTCGCAGGCGACGAGCTGCTGCAGCCGCCGGGTTCTAGTCGCGCGCGTCGGGGTGGACGGTCTCGATCCAGGCCGCGAACGCCGTCATGA
- a CDS encoding NAD(P)H-dependent oxidoreductase, with the protein MAQRKVAVIVGSLREGSYNRKMARALIGLAPAALASEIVEIGQLPLYNQDLEERPPALWTDFRARIRSFDAVLFVTPEYNRSMPGVLKNAIDVGSRPYGKSVWARKPAAVVSVSPGAIGGFGANHHLRQSLVFLDMPALQQPEAYIGGAAGLFDDAGRLVNDETREFAVGFMTAFAAWIETVHPDARD; encoded by the coding sequence ATGGCGCAGCGCAAGGTTGCAGTGATCGTGGGGAGCCTGCGGGAGGGCTCGTACAACCGAAAGATGGCGCGGGCGCTCATCGGGCTCGCGCCCGCCGCGCTGGCGTCGGAGATCGTCGAGATCGGCCAGCTCCCGCTCTACAACCAGGACCTGGAGGAGCGCCCGCCGGCTCTGTGGACCGACTTCCGCGCCCGCATCAGGAGCTTCGACGCGGTGCTTTTCGTGACGCCCGAGTACAACCGCTCGATGCCGGGCGTCCTCAAGAACGCCATCGACGTCGGCTCGCGGCCGTACGGCAAGAGTGTCTGGGCGCGAAAGCCGGCCGCCGTCGTGAGCGTGTCGCCGGGCGCGATCGGCGGCTTCGGCGCGAATCACCACCTGCGCCAGTCGCTCGTCTTCCTGGACATGCCGGCGCTGCAGCAGCCCGAGGCCTACATCGGCGGGGCCGCGGGCCTCTTCGACGACGCGGGTCGGCTGGTCAACGACGAGACACGCGAGTTCGCCGTCGGGTTCATGACGGCGTTCGCGGCCTGGATCGAGACCGTCCACCCCGACGCGCGCGACTAG
- a CDS encoding YMGG-like glycine zipper-containing protein, producing the protein MNAVKRGLRVLTAAALALSLGACVTMPAGPSVMVLPPPGKPFDLFQAEDFACRQWAHQQIGMSPQDVANQNAANSGVVGAIVGATTGAALGAASGDAGEGAVIGAGAGMLLGAASGAEAGAVYGGEAQRRYDMAYQQCMYAKGNLLPGMRRRVWGAIPPPPPGTAYPPPPGRQPPPPPPGQPPPPR; encoded by the coding sequence GTGAACGCCGTGAAGCGGGGATTGCGTGTCCTGACTGCGGCGGCGCTGGCGTTGTCGCTCGGGGCGTGCGTGACGATGCCGGCGGGACCCAGCGTCATGGTGCTGCCGCCGCCGGGGAAACCGTTTGACCTCTTCCAGGCCGAGGACTTTGCGTGCAGGCAGTGGGCGCACCAGCAGATCGGCATGAGCCCGCAGGACGTGGCCAACCAGAACGCGGCGAACTCGGGAGTCGTCGGCGCGATCGTCGGCGCGACGACCGGCGCGGCCCTCGGCGCGGCGTCAGGCGATGCCGGCGAAGGGGCGGTCATCGGCGCCGGCGCCGGGATGCTGCTGGGGGCGGCCTCCGGGGCGGAGGCGGGAGCGGTCTACGGCGGGGAGGCGCAGCGGCGCTACGACATGGCCTACCAGCAGTGCATGTACGCCAAGGGGAACCTGCTGCCGGGGATGCGCCGGCGCGTCTGGGGCGCAATACCGCCGCCTCCGCCGGGGACCGCCTATCCGCCGCCGCCGGGGCGGCAGCCGCCGCCACCGCCGCCGGGCCAGCCGCCGCCACCGCGATAG
- a CDS encoding M48 family metallopeptidase has protein sequence MKYEYREAPEGINNPPVSHLKEAFVLAGGLTLLVVGLFLVLGWAADRLVGRLSPQGEKRLADMLRVPGYPGGKSKGAEDLQQVLDRLSRRQPAAYPLQVTVACSEQVNALALPGGTIVVFSGLLSRMRSENELAMVLGHEIGHFAARDHLKGLGRTLVFLALTTALFGGGDGVPSFLQHVVGVTSYRFSRAQEEAADQAGARLVNEEYGHAGGIVDFFRSLEAEGHQSEAGAWFSTHPAHHKRIEELEGLIAREAWQVREVKPLNGREWAERSCGK, from the coding sequence GTGAAGTACGAGTACCGGGAGGCCCCCGAGGGGATCAACAACCCCCCGGTGAGCCACCTCAAGGAGGCGTTCGTCCTCGCCGGCGGGCTGACCCTCCTCGTCGTCGGGCTCTTCCTCGTTCTTGGCTGGGCGGCCGACCGGCTCGTCGGCCGGCTCTCGCCGCAGGGAGAGAAGCGCCTGGCCGACATGCTTCGGGTTCCCGGATACCCGGGCGGGAAGTCAAAGGGGGCGGAGGATCTGCAGCAGGTGCTCGATCGGCTCTCGCGTCGACAGCCCGCCGCCTACCCGCTGCAGGTCACGGTCGCCTGCTCGGAACAGGTGAACGCCCTGGCACTGCCGGGCGGGACCATCGTCGTCTTCTCCGGACTGCTCTCACGCATGCGCAGCGAGAACGAACTGGCGATGGTGCTGGGACACGAGATCGGCCACTTCGCGGCCAGGGATCACCTCAAGGGGCTTGGGCGCACCCTCGTATTCCTCGCGCTCACGACGGCCCTCTTCGGGGGCGGCGACGGGGTCCCGTCCTTCCTGCAACACGTCGTCGGCGTCACCTCCTACCGTTTCAGCCGCGCGCAGGAGGAGGCCGCGGACCAGGCCGGAGCACGCCTCGTGAATGAGGAGTACGGGCACGCCGGGGGGATCGTGGACTTCTTCCGGTCGCTGGAGGCGGAGGGCCATCAGAGCGAGGCGGGCGCCTGGTTCTCCACCCATCCCGCGCACCACAAGCGCATCGAGGAACTGGAAGGGCTCATCGCGCGGGAAGCATGGCAGGTGCGCGAGGTGAAACCCCTTAACGGCAGGGAGTGGGCCGAGCGCAGCTGCGGGAAGTGA
- a CDS encoding YbjQ family protein encodes MFDLIVFLTLVLTGYVFGRVNEAAHYRSIRNRERASRRMAVHCAKTVDPAWDVAGARLVTGSTAVSVDYFKRVAAGLRNFFGGRVSAYETLLDRARREAVLRMKEEARRFGAAAIVNVRIDTSSISGAKGGSKIACVEVLASGTAVKLK; translated from the coding sequence GTGTTCGATCTCATCGTCTTCCTGACCCTCGTGCTCACGGGCTATGTCTTCGGCCGCGTGAACGAGGCCGCGCACTACCGCTCGATCCGCAACCGCGAACGCGCGTCGCGGCGGATGGCCGTCCATTGCGCCAAGACCGTCGATCCGGCCTGGGACGTCGCCGGCGCGCGGCTGGTCACCGGCAGCACCGCCGTCTCGGTGGACTACTTCAAGCGCGTGGCCGCCGGCCTGCGCAACTTCTTCGGGGGCCGCGTCAGCGCCTACGAGACCCTCCTCGACCGCGCTCGCCGCGAGGCGGTCCTGCGGATGAAGGAGGAGGCGCGCAGGTTCGGCGCGGCCGCGATCGTCAACGTCCGCATCGATACCTCGTCCATCAGCGGGGCGAAAGGGGGCAGCAAGATCGCGTGCGTCGAGGTCCTCGCCTCGGGCACCGCAGTGAAGCTCAAGTGA
- a CDS encoding YbjQ family protein, with amino-acid sequence MILTNVESVPGRKIVEHYGLVSGSTVRSKHFGRDFMAGLKNIVGGELKGYTELLEESRKEAMDRMVKMAKALGANAVVNVRFSTSSVAAGAAELYAYGTAVRLE; translated from the coding sequence GTGATCCTGACGAATGTGGAAAGCGTGCCCGGAAGGAAGATCGTCGAACACTACGGCCTGGTCTCTGGCAGCACGGTGCGCTCCAAGCACTTCGGCCGCGACTTCATGGCGGGCCTGAAGAACATCGTCGGCGGCGAGCTCAAAGGGTACACCGAGCTGCTCGAGGAGTCGCGCAAGGAGGCGATGGACCGGATGGTCAAGATGGCAAAGGCGCTGGGGGCGAACGCCGTCGTCAACGTCCGCTTCTCGACCTCGTCGGTGGCGGCGGGCGCGGCGGAACTCTACGCCTACGGCACGGCCGTGCGGCTGGAGTAG